The Castanea sativa cultivar Marrone di Chiusa Pesio chromosome 11, ASM4071231v1 genome contains a region encoding:
- the LOC142616022 gene encoding pyruvate, phosphate dikinase, chloroplastic-like — translation MESNNSKNTETIKFLCSYGGKILPRYTNGTLRYAGDLTRVLVVDRSISFTELMVKLGEFCGSSVNLQCQLPIGDLETLILITSGDRLRRDGRQSYLRQLTEVEVGFSYGKFSKRRLFGFSLGLSLGGKGANLAEMASIGLSVPPGLTISTEACQEYQLNGKKLPEGLWEEILEGLETVEKDMGAFLGDPSKPLLHSVRSGAAISMPGMMETVLNLGLNDEVVAGLASKSGERFAYDSYRRFLDMFGDVVLGIPHTLFKEKLEMLKNAKGVNLDTELTSSDLKELVEQYKNVYLETKSEKFPSDPKQQLLLAVKAVFDSWDSSRAIKYRSINQITGLKGTAVNIQCMVFGNMGNTSGTGVLFTRNPSTGEKKLYGEFLVNAQGKGVVAGIRTPEDLDTMKSCMPKAYKELVENCEILERHYKDMMGIEFTVQENRLWMLQCCSRKRTGKGAVKIAVDMANEGLVDMRSAIKMVEPQLLHPQWMKTLEALVQWASHFLIDFAATTDANAVKPEIVNVTWTPPPSSVLKINVDGALSKTSSSVGIGVVIRDNAGRLIATLCKHFHVLLGPIETEAKAFEAGLQLAWDLGLQNIVLEGDSLVILRALYALSNPPSSVDSLCLGMQLIYSEFHSVNVSHVQRQRNKPAHLLAKFALSIHDYCVWIGESPSCIVQALIQDSVIVSFD, via the exons ATGGAGTCCAACAACAGCAAAAACACAGAGACCATCAAATTCCTCTGCAGTTATGGCGGGAAAATCCTCCCTCGCTACACCAATGGCACTCTTCGTTATGCCGGTGACCTGACACGTGTCCTCGTCGTCGATCGCTCTATTTCTTTCACAG AGTTGATGGTGAAGCTCGGAGAGTTCTGTGGCTCATCAGTGAATCTTCAGTGTCAATTGCCGATCGGCGATTtggaaaccctaattttgatcacGTCCGGCGATAGGTTGAGGCGCGATGGTAGGCAATCCTATCTCCG TCAGTTGACTGAGGTTGAGGTTGGGTTTAGTTATGGGAAATTTTCTAAGCGCAGGCTTTTTGGGTTCTCACTTG gatTGTCTTTAGGAGGGAAGGGAGCAAACCTTGCAGAAATGGCAAGCATTGGGTTATCTGTACCACCAGGACTTACCATATCAACAGAAGCATGCCAAGAATATCAGCTGAATGGAAAGAAGTTGCCAGAAGGTTTATGGGAGGAGATATTGGAAGGTTTGGAGACTGTGGAGAAGGACATGGGAGCTTTCCTTGGTGACCCTTCTAAGCCCCTTCTTCACTCTGTCCGCTCTGGTGCAGCA ATTTCCATGCCTGGCATGATGGAAACTGTCCTCAACCTTGGTCTTAATGATGAGGTAGTTGCAGGTTTGGCATCAAAGAGTGGAGAGCGCTTTGCTTATGACTCATACAGACGTTTTCTAGACATGTTTGGAGATGTT GTATTGGGAATTCCACACACGTTATTTAAGGAAAAGTTAGAAATGTTGAAGAATGCAAAAGGAGTCAACCTTGACACTGAACTAACATCCTCTGACCTCAAAGAGCTGGTGGAACAGTACAAGAATGTTTACCTTGAAACCAAGAGTGAAAAGTTTCCTTCAG ATCCCAAACAGCAATTACTATTGGCTGTTAAAGCTGTTTTTGATTCTTGGGATAGCTCAAGGGCCATTAAATACCGGAGCATCAATCAGATAACTGGTTTGAAGGGAACTGCAGTAAACATTCAATGCATGGTGTTTGGGAACATGGGAAATACTTCAGGGACAGGTGTTCTATTTACTAGGAATCCTAGCACTGGTGAGAAGAAGCTTTATGGGGAGTTTCTAGTCAATGCTCAG GGAAAAGGTGTGGTTGCTGGAATTAGGACACCAGAAGACTTGGACACCATGAAAAGTTGCATGCCAAAAGCTTACAAGGAGCTCGTGGAGAACTGCGAAATTCTAGAGCGACATTACAAAGATATGATG GGCATAGAATTCACCGTCCAAGAAAATAGGTTGTGGATGTTGCAATGCTGTTCTAGAAAGCGTACTGGTAAAGGTGCAGTAAAGATAGCTGTAGACATGGCAAATGAAGGGCTTGTTGATATGCGCTCTGCAATTAAGATGGTGGAGCCACAACTTCTTCATCCAcag TGGAT GAAGACGCTGGAAGCTCTTGTCCAATGGGCTTCTCACTTTTTGATCGATTTTGCAGCTACGACGGATGCTAATGCAGTCAAACCCGAGATTGTTAATGTCACATGGACCCCTCCACCCTCCTCCGTGCTTAAGATTAATGTGGATGGCGCCCTATCCAAGACTAGTAGCTCCGTGGGAATTGGTGTTGTGATACGAGATAATGCAGGTAGACTCATTGCTACGCTATGCAAACATTTTCATGTTCTGCTGGGCCCAATAGAAACAGAGGCAAAAGCTTTTGAAGCTGGCCTCCAACTAGCGTGGGACTTGGGTcttcaaaatattgttttggaaGGGGACTCGTTGGTAATTTTACGTGCTCTCTATGCTCTGTCCAATCCCCCTTCATCTGTTGACTCATTATGCCTAGGCATGCAACTAATCTACTCTGAGTTTCATTCGGTTAATGTTTCTCATGTACAGAGACAAAGGAATAAGCCTGCCCATCTTTTAGCAAAATTTGCACTTAGCATACATGATTATTGTGTTTGGATTGGGGAGTCTCCTTCTTGTATTGTACAAGCCCTCATCCAAGATTCTGTCATTGTTTCTTTTGATTGA